In Asterias rubens chromosome 10, eAstRub1.3, whole genome shotgun sequence, the following proteins share a genomic window:
- the LOC117295918 gene encoding uncharacterized protein LOC117295918: MVFVTKPISVVLASLAVLSVLWNVYSRFSFSGGGSCRFALSRDHENYWLLKEELSRLESDVIKLEKKKVLEELEQKFSGKKTDTEVDPVHRNLPAKISGLETANKELRDYIAKIPLVIFKMKGSAEEHRKEVEELYDETGKLKEELKKLKSRLNEILQSIKSS; the protein is encoded by the exons ATGGTGTTCGTCACCAAACCGATCTCCGTCGTCCTGGCGAGCCTTGCCGTTTTGAGTGTCCTCTGGAATGTCTACTCTCGGTTCAGTTTCTCCGGTGGTGGATCATGTCGATTTGCCCTCTCTAGGGATCACGAAAACTATTGGCTTCTTAAAGAAGAATTAAGCAGACTGGAGTCAGACGTGATCAAgttggaaaaaaagaaagttcTGGAGGAATTAGAACAAAAGTTTTCTGGGAAAAAGACAGACACTGAGGTGGATCCGGTACATAGGAACCTTCCCGCCAAAATCTCTGGTCTAGAGACGGCGAATAAAGAACTGAGAGATTACATTGCCAAAATTCCACTTGTGATTTTTAAGATGAAGGGAAGTGCGGAAGAGCACAGAAAAGAAGTTGAAGAACTGTACGATGAAACGGGTAAACTGAAAGAAGAACTGAAGAAATTAAAAAGTCGTCTG AACGAGATTTTACAGAGCATCAAGTCGAGCTGA